Proteins co-encoded in one Deltaproteobacteria bacterium genomic window:
- the cyoE gene encoding protoheme IX farnesyltransferase, giving the protein MSSNAGTLIFNSAAALRRAADYLELAKPRVVLMVLITAYVGFYLGSAEVPNYLRLLQMLFGTALTAGGTLALNQYLERDTDALMDRTRRRPLPDGRVQPREALWFGVALVIAGLSYLLLAVNLLTMLVTAFITVSYLALYTPMKPRSSLCMLIGAVPGALPPVIGWAAARGSLDIVAWVLFAILFLWQVPHTLAIARLYCADYAKAGIQFLPVIEPDGASTHRQIVSHSAALLAVSLLPTLLGAAGAVYFIVAFVLGVIFLIYGIRLVLQSTLKRARQLLYASLIYLPVLLLVMALDRVRL; this is encoded by the coding sequence ATGAGTTCCAACGCCGGCACTTTGATCTTTAACAGCGCCGCCGCGCTGCGCCGCGCCGCCGATTATTTAGAGCTCGCTAAGCCGCGCGTGGTTTTGATGGTTTTGATCACCGCGTATGTCGGCTTCTATCTCGGCTCGGCGGAAGTGCCGAATTACTTACGCCTGCTGCAAATGCTCTTCGGCACGGCGCTCACCGCCGGCGGCACGCTGGCGCTCAATCAATATCTCGAAAGAGACACCGACGCGCTGATGGATCGTACCCGGCGCCGGCCGCTGCCCGACGGCAGGGTACAGCCGCGCGAGGCGCTGTGGTTCGGCGTTGCCCTCGTGATTGCCGGCTTAAGCTATTTGTTACTCGCGGTGAACCTCCTGACCATGCTCGTGACCGCTTTTATCACCGTCAGCTATCTGGCGCTTTACACGCCGATGAAACCGCGCAGTTCTCTGTGCATGCTGATCGGCGCCGTGCCGGGTGCTTTGCCGCCGGTGATCGGTTGGGCGGCGGCACGCGGCTCCCTCGACATCGTCGCTTGGGTGCTGTTCGCGATTTTGTTTCTCTGGCAGGTGCCGCACACGCTGGCGATCGCCCGGCTCTATTGCGCCGACTACGCCAAGGCCGGCATTCAATTTCTCCCGGTCATCGAACCCGACGGCGCCAGCACTCATCGCCAGATTGTCAGCCATTCGGCGGCATTGTTAGCCGTGAGTTTGCTGCCGACGCTGCTCGGCGCGGCGGGGGCGGTTTATTTCATCGTCGCGTTTGTCCTCGGCGTGATCTTCTTGATCTACGGTATTCGCTTGGTGCTGCAATCGACCCTCAAGCGGGCGCGTCAGCTGCTTTACGCCTCGCTGATTTATCTCCCGGTGCTGTTGCTGGTCATGGCGTTGGATCGGGTGCGGCTGTGA
- a CDS encoding heme-copper oxidase subunit III, which yields MAKDSTAIVLAEFEPAAAIDVAKLGGGDPPPVRPRAPLAANAWLAVLMFLGAEAMFFAGLIGAYLVFRIGAPFWPPPFQPRLPVILTGMNTLILLSSAWTMNRALRAGQQNQQAALIRYLGVTALLGSLFLAVQGFEWLELIRFGLTVSSSVYGGLFYTLIGFHGAHVLGALVWLGVVFIWARQGRYSKANHIGLQTCRMYWNFVVALWPILYGLVYLY from the coding sequence ATGGCCAAAGATTCCACCGCCATCGTTCTTGCCGAGTTCGAGCCGGCTGCCGCTATCGACGTTGCTAAACTCGGCGGCGGCGATCCACCGCCGGTGCGGCCGCGCGCGCCGCTGGCCGCCAATGCTTGGCTGGCGGTGTTGATGTTTCTCGGCGCCGAGGCGATGTTTTTCGCCGGCCTGATCGGCGCCTATTTAGTTTTTCGCATCGGCGCGCCGTTTTGGCCACCGCCGTTTCAACCGCGCTTGCCGGTGATTCTCACCGGCATGAATACTCTGATTCTCCTGAGCAGCGCCTGGACCATGAATCGCGCGCTACGCGCCGGGCAACAGAACCAGCAGGCGGCACTGATCCGTTATCTCGGCGTCACCGCGCTGTTGGGTTCGCTGTTTCTCGCCGTCCAGGGGTTCGAATGGCTCGAACTGATCCGTTTCGGCTTGACGGTTTCGAGCAGCGTTTACGGCGGGCTGTTTTATACCTTGATCGGGTTTCACGGCGCCCATGTGTTGGGCGCGCTGGTTTGGCTGGGAGTGGTTTTCATCTGGGCGCGCCAGGGGCGCTATTCGAAAGCGAATCATATCGGCTTGCAGACTTGCCGCATGTATTGGAACTTTGTCGTCGCGCTGTGGCCGATCCTCTATGGTTTGGTCTATCTCTATTAG